Proteins encoded in a region of the Scyliorhinus canicula chromosome 2, sScyCan1.1, whole genome shotgun sequence genome:
- the LOC119957092 gene encoding serine/arginine-rich splicing factor 5-like, whose amino-acid sequence MSSRVFIGRLSPHATEKNVEKFFKGYGRIKEIDLKNGFGFVEFEDYRDADDAVYEMDGKELCNERVTVEHARARPRGGRGGGRFQGRFNQRWSRGGGGGGGSSGGGRNGPPIRTENRVIVENLSSRVSWQDLKDFMRQAGEVTFADAHRHKLNEGIVEFASYSDLKNALDKLSGTELNGRRIRLVEERKQYRSRSRSRSRSRSSSRSRSRSRSRSRSRGRKSYSRSKSRSHSKSRSRSRSPAPAKEQKGRSPSPSKSPVSAEHARSRSRSRSRSRSKSRSRSRSPSVESAD is encoded by the exons ATGAGTTCCCGAGTGTTCATTGGTAGACTGAGCCCTCATGCTACAGAAAAAAATGTGGAGAAGTTTTTCAAAGGATATGGACGAATTAAGGAAATTGATTTGAAGAATGGCTTTGGATTTGTG GAGTTTGAAGATTACAGAGATGCAGATGATGCGGTGTATGAGATGGATGGAAAAGAGTTATGCAATGAAAG AGTTACAGTTGAACATGCCAGAGCACGCCCTAGAGGAGGACGTGGAGGGGGACGATTTCAAGGTCGCTTTAACCAACGTTGGTctcgtggtggtggtggtggtggtggtagtagtGGAGGAGGAAG AAATGGACCTCCAATTCGCACAGAAAACAGAGTGATTGTTGAGAATTTGTCTTCCAGAGTTAGCTGGCAG GACCTGAAAGATTTTATGCGACAGGCTGGAGAAGTAACCTTTGCGGATGCGCACAGGCACAAACTCAATGAAGG GATTGTAGAGTTTGCCTCTTACAGTGACTTGAAGAATGCACTGGATAAGCTCTCTGGCACAGAGCTCAATGGAAGAAGAATCCGACTGGTTGAAGAACGTAAACAGTACAG GTCTCGCAGCAGATCCCGTTCCCGTAGCCGCAGTTCTTCCAGATCTCGTAGCCGATCACGTAGTCGATCTCGTTCCAGAGGCCGCAAGTCCTACAGTAGATCAAAGAGTAGGAGTCACAGTAAATCACGTTCCCGTAGTAGATCACCTGCTCCTGCTAAGGAGCAGAAAGGCCGCTCCCCTTCACCATCCAAGTCGCCTGTGTCGGCAGAGCATGCAAGATCCCGTTCTCGCTCCCGGTCTCGTTCACGGTCAAAATCGCGTTCCCGGTCCAGATCGCCTTCCGTTGAGAGTGCTGACTAA